GCTGGCGACCTCGTAGGCGCGCTCCGGCGTGACTTCCAGGCTCTTCGCCACCAGCCGCAGGCCATCAGGAGGCAACCACCCCTTGAGGTCTTGCAGCAGGCGCAGCGCGGGAAGCATGCCGGCGCTTTTGCGATCAGAGGGGTAGTGCGAGAGGATTTCCGCGATCCCCGCGTCGAACTTCTTCTGCTCTTCAGGAGTGAACAGGGGCTCCGCCATGGCGGGCCGGTACGTATTGCTCCAACGGCTTCGTTGTCAACATAAACCCTCGGCGGTAGACTGGGCCGCCCCCAGCAAATTACCGAGCGATTTCAACCCCTTGTTATGAGCCTGGACCCTGCGGACCAGCGGCAGCACCCTCGTATCCCCACCATCCTCCGGGTGGACTACGCCCATGGTCGTCCGCTGCGGGACGTGACGGAAAACCTCTCCGCCGGAGGGTTCTTCGTCCAGACCGAGCAGCTGTTCGCGGTGGGGGACGAGCTGCGGCTTGCTCTTTCTTTCCCGGGACTGCTGGATCCGGTAGAAGTCGCCGGGACGGTGGCGTGGGTGCGCCTCGCCGCGCCCGATCAGCCGGGCGGCGTGGGCATCCGTGTGGAGAGCGAGCAGGACCGGCGGCGACTGGGTGACATCTTGAGTGCGGCGGGACCCAACGACAACGCGGTGACCCCTTCGGAGCAGGACGGGTACCGTGTGCTCATCGTCGAGGACAACCCGCACATCATCGAGATGTACAGCTACGTGCTGAAGAAGCTCGCGAGCAACGATCTGCACGGGAAGGTCCCGCTGGAGGTCCACTTCGCCCCGGACGGGCACCACGCCCTCCTGCGGCTGCGGGAGGACCGCTTCAGCCTGGTGATGCTGGACCTCTACATGCCGGTGATGGACGGCTTCGCCCTGGTGGAGCGCATCCGGGAGGAGGAGGAGCTCAAGGGCATCCCGGTCATCGCGATCTCCGCGGGTGGCAAGGAGGCCCAGGAGCGGGCGATGCAGCTGGGGGTGGACATCTACCTGCGCAAGCCCGTGCGGTTCGTGGAAGTGCTGGAGACGGTGAAGCAGCTCTTGCGCATCCGGTAGGCCCCCGGCTTTCTTCGACGCGGCAGACGTTGAAGCGCCGGGCGGGTGCCGCGTAGAGTCCGCGCACCCATGACGAAGCCCGCCATCCATCGTGACACCGTCAGTGGCGAGGCGCTGCTCATCCTGCAGAATCTGCGGGAGAACGGCCGCCTGGGACGCTCGAACAAGCTGGCCGACGTGAAGGCCGCCCTCGAGCCGTCCGTCTCGCTGGAGTTCGACAGCTACTTCTTCTTCCTGCGCAAGTTCCACTACATCGCCATGGACCGCGAGGCCCAGCTGAAGCTCACCGAAACGGGTGAGCGGGTGGTGGAGGGGGACCTGCAGGACCGGTTCGCTTCGGAGGTCGACGACTTCTTCGCGGATCAGCTCCTGCCGGCGGAGGACGCCACGCACATCGGCCGTCCGCTGGACGAGGACGAACCGATGAGCGTCCCGCCGCCGCCGCCGGAGCTGCTCCTGGACGAGGCGGAGGTGGATCCGTCCTCCTCGGCCGGGGCCTCCGCCCAGTCCCAGGTGGGGCCGCCGCCGGTGCCGCCGTCGCGCACGCACCGCGTGGCCATGCCGGCGCTGGACCTGGGGCAGGTCGCGACCCAGATGCAGCCCGCCGCGCCGCCGCCCATCGCGACGCCGCAGCCCCAGCCGGCGGTCCGCCAGGACGGCCCGGTGGAAGGACGCCGGGAGACCTTCATCGGGCTGCCGCCGTCGCCCGCGCCCCAGCCTGCTGTCGTGACCGCGCCGGTTCCCAGCGCGTCCCAACCGCTCATCATCACCCCTCCGCTCGCCGCCACGCCCGCTCCGATGCCCCCTCCCGCCACAACCCCCGCTCCCGCAGCCCCGGTTCCCCACGCCGCCGCGGCCGCGGCCGCCGCGAAGGGCGCCAGCGACCTGGACCTGCGCTACCAGAAGTTCGACCCCATTGGCACGGGGCCGCTGGGGACGGTCTTCAAGGGCCGCTACAACGCCCTGGGGCTGGACATCTGCATCAAGGAGCTGAAGGACATCTTCGGCTACTTCTCCTTCCTGCAGCGCGGTGAGGTCCTCAAGCGCCTGAAGAAGGAGCTGTGCGCGCAGGCGCAGGTGCGCCACCCGGGCGTGGTGCAGATCATCGACCAGAACGTGGACTCGGCGCGGCCCTACTTCGTGGTGGAGCTGATGCGCGGCAGCCTGAAGGAGCGGCTGGAGGCGTCCGGCGGCAAGGGCATTGACGTGCAGCACGCGCTGCGCACCTTCCTGCAGCTGGCGTACGGCCTGAAGGCCGCGCACGCAGCGGGGCTCACCCACCACAACATCAAGCCGGAGAACGTCCTCTTCGACGCGTACGGCAACGCGAAGCTCGCCGACTTCGGCATGAGCCGCGTGGTGGAGGTGGACGCGACGAAGGGCATGCCCCAGGTGTTCGTGGGCACGGGCGGCATGGTCTACA
This DNA window, taken from Corallococcus coralloides DSM 2259, encodes the following:
- a CDS encoding TIGR02266 family protein, which gives rise to MSLDPADQRQHPRIPTILRVDYAHGRPLRDVTENLSAGGFFVQTEQLFAVGDELRLALSFPGLLDPVEVAGTVAWVRLAAPDQPGGVGIRVESEQDRRRLGDILSAAGPNDNAVTPSEQDGYRVLIVEDNPHIIEMYSYVLKKLASNDLHGKVPLEVHFAPDGHHALLRLREDRFSLVMLDLYMPVMDGFALVERIREEEELKGIPVIAISAGGKEAQERAMQLGVDIYLRKPVRFVEVLETVKQLLRIR
- a CDS encoding serine/threonine-protein kinase, which produces MTKPAIHRDTVSGEALLILQNLRENGRLGRSNKLADVKAALEPSVSLEFDSYFFFLRKFHYIAMDREAQLKLTETGERVVEGDLQDRFASEVDDFFADQLLPAEDATHIGRPLDEDEPMSVPPPPPELLLDEAEVDPSSSAGASAQSQVGPPPVPPSRTHRVAMPALDLGQVATQMQPAAPPPIATPQPQPAVRQDGPVEGRRETFIGLPPSPAPQPAVVTAPVPSASQPLIITPPLAATPAPMPPPATTPAPAAPVPHAAAAAAAAKGASDLDLRYQKFDPIGTGPLGTVFKGRYNALGLDICIKELKDIFGYFSFLQRGEVLKRLKKELCAQAQVRHPGVVQIIDQNVDSARPYFVVELMRGSLKERLEASGGKGIDVQHALRTFLQLAYGLKAAHAAGLTHHNIKPENVLFDAYGNAKLADFGMSRVVEVDATKGMPQVFVGTGGMVYMAPELMNKGVQEAGPAADVYALGILLYEMFTGQIPGRRSPLPSEVNPEAPSGLDQLFDKATQDRREQRYPDVDAMLADFYKAFPEREYLDRGALILSSDPQE